CAAAATCAAGTCAAGCATATAGGCTGTTTCTTCAAGTGTGTCCGTTCCGTGTGTGATTACAACCCCGTCAATACGCTCATCCATAACGCGTTTGTCAATTCTTTTTGCCAGATGAACCATATGTGCAGGTGTCATATGCGGGGAAGGTACGTTCAGGAAATCTTCAACCACAAGTTCCGCATCTTCTACAGCATGGACCGTGTCATGAAGCGGGTTAAGGGGGTTTGGTTTCACTGCTCCCGTTTCTGCATCTTCACTCATGGCAATCGTTCCGCCGGTATGAATAATTAATATTTTTTTCATTTTCATTCAGCTCCTGTTAAAAAGCCCGTCTGGATTAATCATATCCATTGGCATTCTGTGAGTTTTCAGCTATTATTTCTACTATAGGATTGTAAAGTTACTGGTAATCATAATCGATGTAACCGACTCTATTAAGGTATCATGTTTGGATAGGAAAAAACAGAGAGGGAATCGTGCATGTTAATCATCATAACAGCTGCACTGGCACCGTCCATTGCACTACTTTGCTTTTTTTACCTGAAAGATGAATTCGAAAATGAACCTCTCACCACTGTTGCCCGCTGTTTTATTTTTGGGTGTCTGCTTGTGTTCCCGGTCATGTTCATTCAATTTGCTTTTGATGAAGAAGGCCTTTTTCATTCTGCAGCAGCTACGGCCTTCATACAAATCGCTGTCATTGAGGAATTCTTTAAGTGGTTCGTTGTTTTTTTCGCCGTTTATCATCATGTCCACTTTAACGAACGTTACGATGGAATTGTTTATGCTTCTGCGGTGGCTCTTGGGTTTGCTACAGTAGAAAATATCTTTTATCTGATCTCAAGTGGTGTTGAATATGCTTTTTTAAGAGCGCTGCTTCCCGTTTCCAGTCATGCGTTATTTGGTGTAGTAATGGGGTATTATTTAGGAAAAGCTAAATTTAATAAAATAAGGAAAAAGAGGTTTATTTTCTTCTCCTTTCTTTTTCCGGCCTCGTTTCACGGGATTTACAATTATATCCTGCTCACACAGAATTACTGGACATACAGTGTTATACCCTTTATGATCTTCCTTTGGGTATATGCATTAAGAAAAGTAAAACATGCCAACCGGATGCAGGCGAAAGATTACACACACAACAAGGCAGGTTAAACAAGGGGGATCCCTTACTGCAGGGGATACTTGAAACAGTACATTAAAGGAGTGGTAAGAATGACGGAAACAAAACCAAGATATAAAGTTGTTATTCGATGTGAACAATGTGGTGAAAAGTATATTCTGAGAGGCAGACCTAATAATGAAGGTGGCTATGATACAGGGTTTAAACGTTGCGTATGCGGAAACGAAACGAACCTGGTTATAGATGTAACACCTGAATAATCTTTGGTTACTGCTGTCTTACCTGAGGTTCTGCTTTTTTGAATGCTGAGTTACTGAATAAGTACAAAAGAGAAAATGAAAATTTCATGAGGAACAGCGTTAGAAAGTGACCCCTAAGGTGAACAGCCTGAGGGGTCATTTTTTTGTGTTCAACAGTAAGCTTCCGCGCTTTGCCGGCACAGAAAGAAGCAAGGGAAGAACCTGATATGCTTAACGTCTTCAACCCTTCGAAACCGTGAGTTCCATCAGGGGAAAGCAGTTATGAAACGACCACTTTATTCCTTACACAGGTTCTGAATAAAAAAAGGGCAATAGATAAAACTATCGGTACGAAAGGAAAGATTCGTCTTTGATTTCTTTGCTGAGAAAAGGAGGATACAACATGAAGAGTCATGAAATCAGGCGTATGAAGCGTTTGTTAATTGCCGCCATTGTTTGTCTGCAATTTGTCGTTTTACTGCCTTCCATGGAAGCTCACGCATTTACAGATCAGGTGATCCAAAAAGGGGCGACAGGGGACGATGTAGTAGAGTTGCAGTCGAGACTTCAGTACATCGGTTTTTATCACGACACTATTGATGGTGTCTATGGGTGGGGTACATACTGGTCTGTTAAAAAGTATCAGGATGAATTCGGTTTGGAAGCAGACGGACTGGTAGGCCCGAAAATGAAGCAGATGTTAGAGAAGTCTACAGAGTTTGATAAGGCCTTTGTCCACAGAATGCTTAACGAAGGCCGTCAGTTCACCCATTATGGAGGTATGCCTTTAGAGGACCAGAAAGGACCAAAGCCCGGAACCGGTCAGGGTCCGGCCCCTGGGAAACCGGCAGCACCTGGCAAACAGCAGCCTGGTGATGAGGGCAGACAGCAACAGGGAGCTCCTGAACAGGAAACACCTGAAGCAGCGCCTGCACCTAGAGATCAGCCGGGTGCTCCTGAGGAAGAAACACCTGCAGAGCCGGCACCGGGAGATGCGGATATACCGGCTGAGGAAGAAGTACCTGAACAGGATAACGAAGCAGACATCCAAAAAGCCATTAATACGCCTGAAGGTTTCACAGATAATGACATTCAGATTATGGCACAGGCAGTCTACGGGGAAGCCCGCGGAGAGCCATATACAGGGCAGGTAGCTGTTGCTGCGGTAATTTTGAACCGTATTGAAAGTCCAACGTTCCCTAACAACCCATCAGGTGTTATTTTCGAACCAAGAGCTTTCACAGCAGTAGCTGACGGTCAGATTAATCTTGAACCGGATGAAACGGCAAGAAGAGCTGTTCTGGATGCCATTAATGGACAGGACCCTTCCGGTAACGCAATGTATTACTTTAACCCGGACACAGCAACGTCAGGTTGGATCTGGTCTCGACCTCAAATAAAACGAATT
This DNA window, taken from Alteribacter keqinensis, encodes the following:
- the prsW gene encoding glutamic-type intramembrane protease PrsW produces the protein MLIIITAALAPSIALLCFFYLKDEFENEPLTTVARCFIFGCLLVFPVMFIQFAFDEEGLFHSAAATAFIQIAVIEEFFKWFVVFFAVYHHVHFNERYDGIVYASAVALGFATVENIFYLISSGVEYAFLRALLPVSSHALFGVVMGYYLGKAKFNKIRKKRFIFFSFLFPASFHGIYNYILLTQNYWTYSVIPFMIFLWVYALRKVKHANRMQAKDYTHNKAG
- the sleB gene encoding spore cortex-lytic enzyme, with protein sequence MKSHEIRRMKRLLIAAIVCLQFVVLLPSMEAHAFTDQVIQKGATGDDVVELQSRLQYIGFYHDTIDGVYGWGTYWSVKKYQDEFGLEADGLVGPKMKQMLEKSTEFDKAFVHRMLNEGRQFTHYGGMPLEDQKGPKPGTGQGPAPGKPAAPGKQQPGDEGRQQQGAPEQETPEAAPAPRDQPGAPEEETPAEPAPGDADIPAEEEVPEQDNEADIQKAINTPEGFTDNDIQIMAQAVYGEARGEPYTGQVAVAAVILNRIESPTFPNNPSGVIFEPRAFTAVADGQINLEPDETARRAVLDAINGQDPSGNAMYYFNPDTATSGWIWSRPQIKRIGKHIFCE